A genomic window from Salvia miltiorrhiza cultivar Shanhuang (shh) chromosome 5, IMPLAD_Smil_shh, whole genome shotgun sequence includes:
- the LOC131025951 gene encoding uncharacterized protein LOC131025951, protein MALQLAASPAQPPSQRPRSIRPSPPRVEMLLGESTALECLKKFCKAVVRIFGGMYLRRPTTADVQRITAMHEARHGFPGMLGSLDCMHWGWKNCPVAWHGAYTRGDQGEPTIILEVVASQDLWIWHAFFGVAGSNNDINVLHQSTLFNDVLAGHEAAVHFLANNSHHTRGYYLTDGIYPDWPVFVKSFQFPNDEKKRRFKVMQEAARKDVERAFGVLQARWEAGNASNFDGDDGEGPSSTPQTQFNSGAPPEFAAYLARNASLKDARLHACLRDDLVEHIWARFGPFDP, encoded by the exons ATGGCCTTGCAACTGGCTGCATCTCCAGCGCAGCCACCCTCCCAGCGACCCAGATCGATCCGGCCTTCGCCTCCTCGGGTGGAGATGCTCTTAG GAGAGTCGACGGCGTTGGAATGCTTGAAGAAATTCTGCAAGGCCGTCGTTCGTATCTTTGGCGGCATGTATTTGAGGCGGCCAACAACTGCCGATGTGCAACGCATCACTGCAATGCACGAAGCCCGCCATGGGTTCCCGGGAATGTTGGGGAGCctagattgcatgcattggggaTGGAAGAATTGCCCCGTTGCTTGGCACGGCGCCTACACTCGAGGGGATCAAGGCGAGCCAACAATTATATTAGAGGTCGTTGCTTCACAAGATTTGTGGATCTGGCATGCATTCTTTGGAGTCGCTGGGtccaacaacgacatcaacgtgctcCACCAGTCCACGCTATTCAACGATGTTTTAGCGGGGCATGAAGCGGCTGTGCACTTCCTCGCCAACAATTCTCACCACACTCGAGGATACTACTTAACAGACGGCATCTATCCGGACTGGCCGGTGTTCGTGAAGAGCTTCCAGTTTCCGAACGATGAGAAGAAGCGGAGGTTCAAGGTGATGCAAGAAGCTGCAAGGAAGGATGTGGAACGAGCTTTCGGTGTTCTTCAGGCTCGGTGGG AAGCTGGAAATGCAAGTAATTTTGACGGTGACGACGGCGAGGGACCAAGTTCTACTCCTCAAACACAATTCAATTCCGGAGCACCACCGGAGTTCGCCGCCTATTTGGCACGGAATGCAAGCTTGAAGGATGCACGATTGCATGCTTGCCTCCGCGACGATTTGGTTGAGCATATATGGGCACGCTTTGGTCCGTTTGACCCGTAG
- the LOC131024627 gene encoding aspartyl protease family protein 2, whose product MAAFFSSPLSLFTLLFLLSPFAAASHHLKLPLLHRSPYPPTPSDALSADNRRLSLLFNHLRPRLPVTSAASFGSGQYLVSLHLGTPPQRLLLIADTGSDLTWVSCSACRRHCSPRSSPFHPRRSATFSPHHCYDPACNLVPHPKKSPRCNRTRLHSTCRYQYSYADGSVTTGFFSSETTSFNTTAAKLLKFQHFSFGCGFWNSGPSISGPSFNGGDGVLGLGRGPISFPSQLGRDFGHKFSYCLMDYTLSPPPTSYLLIGGAAAAKSKLSYTPLLINPLSPTFYYIRIESVSINDAKLRISPSVWAIDEYGNGGTVVDSGTTITFLPEPAYRVILAIFERLVKLPESAKPVPGFDLCLNVSSGASRASLPQLSFKLGGGAVFSPPRRNYFIDAAEGVKCLALQPVTTDAGFAVIGNLMQQGYTFEFDKDRSRLGFTRRGCSAP is encoded by the coding sequence ATGGCTGCTTTCTTTTCATCCCCTTTGTCTCTCTTCActctcctcttcctcctctcccccttcgccgccgcctcccaCCACCTCAAACTCCCCCTCCTCCACCGCAGCCCTTACCCCCCCACCCCCTCCGACGCCCTCTCCGCCGACAACCGCCGCCTCTCCCTCCTCTTCAACCACCTCCGCCCTCGCCTCCCGGTGACCTCCGCCGCCTCCTTCGGCTCCGGGCAGTACCTGGTCTCCCTCCACCTCGGCACCCCTCCCCAGCGCCTCCTCCTCATCGCCGACACCGGCAGCGATCTCACCTGGGTCTCCTGCTCCGCGTGCCGGCGCCATTGCTCCCCACGCTCCTCCCCCTTCCACCCCCGCCGCTCCGCCACCTTCTCCCCCCACCACTGCTACGACCCGGCCTGCAACCTCGTCCCCCACCCCAAGAAGTCCCCGCGCTGCAACCGCACGCGCCTCCACAGCACCTGCCGTTACCAGTACTCCTACGCCGATGGCTCCGTCACCACCGGATTCTTCTCCAGCGAGACGACGTCCTTCAACACCACTGCCGCTAAATTATTGAAGTTTCAGCATTTCTCCTTCGGCTGCGGCTTCTGGAACTCGGGCCCTAGCATCTCCGGCCCAAGTTTCAATGGGGGCGATGGCGTTTTGGGCCTGGGCCGCGGCCCCATATCCTTTCCCTCCCAATTGGGCCGAGATTTTGGGCACAAGTTCTCCTACTGTTTAATGGATTACACTCTCTCTCCGCCGCCCACGAGCTACCTTCTAATCGGCGGCGCAGCCGCTGCCAAATCCAAATTGAGCTACACTCCGTTGCTAATCAACCCCCTCTCGCCTACATTTTACTACATTAGGATCGAGAGCGTATCCATCAACGACGCAAAGTTACGCATTAGCCCCTCGGTTTGGGCAATCGATGAGTACGGAAATGGTGGAACCGTCGTCGACTCCGGCACCACCATAACTTTTCTACCGGAGCCGGCCTATCGAGTGATCCTAGCCATTTTCGAGCGGCTGGTCAAGCTGCCTGAATCGGCTAAGCCGGTGCCGGGATTCGACTTGTGCCTTAACGTATCGTCGGGTGCGTCGAGGGCGAGTTTGCCCCAGCTGAGTTTCAAACTCGGCGGTGGTGCAGTTTTCTCGCCGCCAAGGCGGAACTACTTCATTGACGCGGCGGAGGGCGTCAAGTGCCTGGCGTTGCAGCCGGTGACGACGGACGCGGGGTTTGCGGTGATCGGAAACTTGATGCAGCAAGGTTACACATTCGAATTCGATAAGGATCGATCACGGCTGGGCTTCACGCGCCGCGGCTGCTCCGCGCCGTGA